In Jejubacter calystegiae, the following are encoded in one genomic region:
- the hofC gene encoding protein transport protein HofC: protein MRLWRWQALDDDGQLYYGVMIARHRREALAHLNERLLCPIQLRSVASPGRRCWHPQQKIHFLRQLAALLQAGIALEQGCRLIAQLHELDGWRALLTQIAEQLAAGKTLSDILAHWSGLFPPLFIALLRTGEQTGQLAECCERLADQQAQLYQLRQKTLRALRYPLFTLAVALLVCAGLVGFVLPEFAAIYQSFSAPLPALTQGVINLSAWLVRYGPILVVAIAALLLCWRWLRRYERWQDKEQRMLMRLPLIAPLLRGQRLSQIHTTLALTQRSGLPLMQGLEAAGLALTSHWWQSQLQRVRQRVTDGSPFSQALAQEPIFTPLCVQLVRTGEESGTLDLMLEKLAQWHTEKTRELAEGLSSALEPIVMVIMGVLIGTLVIAMYLPVFRLGEAFGMG, encoded by the coding sequence ATGCGTCTGTGGCGCTGGCAAGCGCTGGATGACGACGGCCAGCTATATTATGGCGTGATGATCGCCCGCCATCGCCGCGAAGCGCTGGCGCATCTGAATGAACGATTGCTCTGCCCCATACAGTTGCGCAGCGTTGCTTCTCCGGGGCGACGCTGCTGGCATCCGCAGCAGAAAATTCACTTTCTACGCCAGCTCGCGGCGCTATTACAGGCAGGGATAGCACTGGAGCAGGGATGTCGGCTGATAGCGCAACTTCATGAACTGGACGGCTGGCGGGCTCTATTGACGCAGATTGCAGAACAATTAGCCGCAGGCAAAACACTCAGCGATATCCTGGCCCACTGGTCCGGACTTTTCCCACCCCTGTTCATCGCGCTATTACGCACCGGTGAACAGACGGGACAACTGGCGGAATGCTGCGAACGCCTGGCCGATCAACAGGCACAACTCTATCAATTACGCCAAAAAACGCTCAGGGCGCTGCGTTATCCGCTATTTACACTGGCGGTCGCATTGCTGGTATGCGCAGGCCTGGTGGGATTCGTACTGCCGGAATTTGCCGCCATCTACCAGAGCTTCTCTGCCCCGCTTCCGGCTCTGACGCAGGGAGTCATTAACCTCTCGGCATGGCTGGTCCGGTATGGTCCGATACTGGTCGTCGCCATCGCCGCCCTTTTACTGTGCTGGCGATGGCTACGCCGCTATGAACGCTGGCAGGACAAAGAGCAGCGTATGCTGATGCGCCTGCCGCTGATTGCGCCACTGCTTCGTGGGCAGCGCCTGAGCCAGATCCATACCACGCTGGCATTAACCCAACGTTCTGGTCTCCCTCTGATGCAGGGGCTGGAGGCCGCCGGGTTAGCGCTCACCTCGCACTGGTGGCAGTCGCAGCTACAGCGTGTTCGCCAGCGTGTGACCGACGGTTCTCCCTTTTCTCAGGCGCTGGCGCAGGAACCAATTTTCACGCCGCTATGCGTGCAGCTTGTCCGCACCGGCGAGGAGAGCGGAACCCTGGACCTGATGCTGGAAAAGCTGGCGCAGTGGCATACCGAAAAAACGCGCGAACTGGCCGAAGGGTTGAGCAGTGCCCTGGAGCCCATTGTGATGGTTATTATGGGGGTACTGATCGGTACTCTGGTGATCGCCATGTACCTGCCGGTCTTTCGGCTGGGGGAGGCATTTGGAATGGGGTAA
- the gspE gene encoding type II secretion system protein GspE: MSPDELAQLCRQHQTVLLEMNESRIRVAVPDQVPSGLLETLNFADNRSVELEYWSRERLETYQHARESSTPFSTVPNSAVELVSHMLAKAVTRRASDIHIEPGATQGRIRLRIDGVLHSLTTFPIEMAGALVTRLKVLSNLDVAERRLPQDGQFTLTVESEALSLRISTLPCQHGEKVVLRLMRNNSHPLTPDALGMTPDALNCFRQALHSPQGLLLVTGPTGSGKTLTLYSGLNELNQPGVNISSVEDPVEIPLEGITQTQIHPRAGLTFQAVLRSLLRQDPDVIMVGEIRDGETAEIAIKAAQTGHLVLSTLHTHSAVQTLTRMEQMGVARWQIASALRLIIAQRLVRRLCSHCRIRGDTDIVLPSHLWPRPLPDWQPQGCEQCYGGFYERHALFELLPVDETLRQAIANGVSQAELTQMANGLGLPGLHECGFHAVEQGLTTVQELWRVLGVAP, from the coding sequence ATGTCCCCTGACGAGCTCGCCCAACTGTGCCGCCAGCATCAGACCGTACTGCTGGAAATGAACGAAAGCCGAATTCGGGTCGCAGTACCTGACCAGGTCCCTTCCGGACTGCTGGAAACCCTCAACTTCGCAGATAATCGCAGCGTGGAACTGGAGTACTGGAGCCGGGAGCGACTGGAAACATATCAGCACGCCCGGGAGAGCAGCACGCCGTTCAGCACCGTACCAAACAGTGCCGTGGAGCTGGTCAGCCACATGCTGGCCAAAGCGGTAACCCGCCGGGCCTCGGATATTCATATCGAACCGGGCGCAACCCAGGGCCGCATCCGCCTGCGCATCGACGGCGTACTCCATTCGCTAACCACTTTCCCGATAGAGATGGCTGGGGCGTTGGTGACCCGTCTGAAGGTACTCAGCAATCTGGACGTCGCCGAACGGCGCCTGCCCCAGGATGGCCAGTTCACGCTGACGGTAGAAAGCGAAGCGCTGTCATTAAGAATCTCCACCCTGCCCTGCCAGCACGGTGAAAAGGTGGTACTAAGACTGATGCGCAACAACAGCCATCCGCTAACGCCGGATGCGCTGGGTATGACGCCAGACGCCCTGAACTGCTTTCGCCAGGCGTTGCACAGCCCTCAGGGGCTGTTGCTGGTCACCGGCCCTACCGGCAGCGGCAAAACGCTAACGCTCTACAGCGGCCTGAACGAGCTGAATCAACCGGGCGTGAATATCTCAAGCGTAGAGGACCCCGTGGAAATTCCGCTGGAAGGCATAACCCAAACGCAGATTCATCCCCGAGCAGGACTCACCTTTCAGGCAGTACTCAGATCCCTGCTTCGTCAGGATCCGGATGTCATCATGGTCGGGGAAATCCGCGATGGCGAAACCGCAGAGATAGCCATTAAAGCGGCCCAGACCGGTCATCTGGTACTCTCCACGCTGCATACTCACTCGGCGGTTCAAACACTGACTCGCATGGAACAAATGGGCGTGGCCCGCTGGCAGATTGCCTCTGCCCTGCGGCTAATTATCGCCCAGCGCCTGGTGCGCCGCCTCTGTTCCCACTGCCGCATCCGGGGCGACACCGACATCGTGCTGCCGTCACATCTCTGGCCGCGACCGTTACCGGACTGGCAGCCACAGGGTTGTGAGCAGTGTTATGGTGGATTCTATGAACGCCACGCATTGTTTGAACTACTGCCAGTAGACGAAACCCTTCGCCAGGCGATTGCCAATGGCGTCTCGCAGGCAGAGCTTACCCAAATGGCGAACGGCCTGGGGCTGCCGGGCCTCCATGAGTGTGGTTTTCATGCCGTTGAGCAGGGGTTAACCACGGTTCAGGAACTGTGGCGGGTGTTAGGAGTGGCCCCGTGA
- the ppdD gene encoding prepilin peptidase-dependent pilin — protein MHNQKGFTLIELMVVIGIVAILSAVGIPAYQNYLRKAALTDMLQTFLPFRTAVEICALERGGLSPCSAGTNGIPAPATSRYVEKMSVAQGVITLTGKESLTGLTVTLTPLWNNAEGITGWKRGCKVAQANALQGACEEIFRFATE, from the coding sequence ATGCACAACCAGAAAGGCTTTACCCTGATTGAACTGATGGTCGTTATCGGGATCGTCGCCATTCTTAGCGCAGTCGGCATTCCGGCTTATCAGAACTACCTGCGCAAGGCTGCACTGACCGACATGTTGCAAACCTTCCTTCCCTTTCGTACCGCAGTTGAAATCTGTGCCCTTGAGCGCGGTGGACTATCCCCCTGCAGCGCCGGCACCAATGGGATCCCTGCACCAGCTACCAGCCGTTATGTAGAGAAAATGAGCGTGGCTCAGGGCGTTATCACACTGACCGGTAAAGAGAGCCTGACCGGCCTGACCGTTACCCTCACGCCACTCTGGAATAACGCTGAAGGCATAACGGGATGGAAGCGCGGCTGTAAGGTGGCGCAGGCCAATGCCCTGCAGGGCGCCTGCGAAGAAATTTTCCGCTTTGCGACGGAGTAA